A section of the Sedimentisphaera cyanobacteriorum genome encodes:
- a CDS encoding NAD(P)H-hydrate dehydratase translates to MNIVSNIKFLEPRVSNGYKNMYGRCLIVGGSRNMPGAPVLSGKAALRSGAGLVELVVPEPAYLPAASSEPCYMVTPAGADSTGKFSKESVDEVLASAEKADVIAVGPGLGIGDNLQLLISELIKVPEFNIVIDADGINNLIHIPHWPNMARANIILTPHPGEMKRLAASISMEYSPDERLENAAELSLESGTIVVLKGAESVAAFGEDCYVNNTGNPGMATGGSGDVLTGMTAAIWAQMQRNQADEDQLRNAFDAAVLAVYLHGAAGDIAEDKCGTAAMIASDIIEALPQAFRTNGM, encoded by the coding sequence ATGAATATTGTATCCAACATAAAATTTCTTGAGCCGAGAGTTTCAAACGGCTATAAAAATATGTACGGACGCTGCCTTATTGTGGGCGGTTCTCGGAATATGCCCGGAGCGCCTGTATTGTCCGGCAAAGCGGCCTTGCGTTCCGGAGCAGGTCTTGTGGAACTGGTTGTTCCCGAGCCTGCATATTTGCCTGCGGCTTCCAGCGAACCGTGTTATATGGTAACACCCGCAGGGGCAGACAGTACAGGAAAATTCAGCAAGGAATCTGTGGATGAAGTTCTCGCTTCTGCGGAGAAGGCAGATGTGATAGCCGTTGGGCCGGGGCTGGGAATTGGTGATAATCTTCAGCTTCTGATCTCTGAGCTGATAAAGGTGCCTGAATTTAATATTGTTATCGATGCAGACGGGATAAACAATCTCATACACATACCCCATTGGCCGAATATGGCAAGGGCAAACATAATCCTCACGCCTCATCCGGGCGAGATGAAGCGTCTTGCAGCTTCTATCTCGATGGAATATTCCCCTGATGAAAGGCTCGAAAATGCCGCCGAGCTCTCGCTGGAGTCCGGCACGATAGTTGTGCTCAAAGGAGCGGAGAGCGTTGCTGCTTTCGGCGAAGACTGCTATGTAAACAATACCGGAAATCCCGGAATGGCCACGGGCGGAAGCGGGGACGTGCTTACAGGGATGACAGCTGCTATCTGGGCGCAGATGCAGCGGAATCAGGCAGATGAAGACCAGCTCAGAAACGCATTTGATGCAGCAGTCCTTGCAGTTTATCTGCACGGGGCAGCTGGAGATATTGCTGAGGATAAGTGCGGTACAGCTGCTATGATCGCTTCTGATATTATTGAAGCTCTCCCGCAGGCCTTCCGAACCAACGGCATGTGA
- a CDS encoding class I SAM-dependent methyltransferase codes for MNSNHNHQHGGKSSELIVDTEAVLELLDITPGQCILDAGCGNGYMTKLFSELTGSEGKVYAVDTHEDSIENLKSDLDSDNTEVHLASITEKLPIEDASVDLVYISNVFHGFTDGQISSFKKETSRILKPSGRLAVLEFKKEDTGFGPALNIRYTPEELEDAVGIKAETCSAAGSYNYLSIFRF; via the coding sequence ATGAACAGCAATCACAATCACCAGCACGGCGGAAAATCGTCCGAACTTATAGTTGATACAGAAGCAGTTTTAGAACTTCTTGATATTACTCCCGGCCAGTGCATACTTGATGCCGGCTGCGGGAATGGATATATGACAAAACTATTCTCCGAACTAACAGGTAGCGAAGGGAAGGTTTATGCAGTAGATACCCACGAGGATTCAATCGAAAATCTCAAAAGCGATTTAGATTCAGACAACACAGAAGTGCACCTTGCAAGCATTACAGAAAAGTTGCCGATTGAAGACGCATCGGTTGATCTGGTGTATATATCGAACGTATTTCACGGATTTACAGACGGACAAATCAGCAGCTTCAAGAAGGAAACATCACGAATCCTCAAGCCCTCAGGCAGGCTCGCTGTTCTGGAATTCAAAAAGGAGGATACCGGTTTCGGGCCTGCTCTGAATATTCGATATACTCCAGAAGAGCTGGAAGATGCTGTTGGGATAAAAGCGGAAACCTGCTCAGCAGCGGGCAGTTATAACTACCTGTCGATATTCAGATTTTAA